Proteins encoded in a region of the Zea mays cultivar B73 chromosome 4, Zm-B73-REFERENCE-NAM-5.0, whole genome shotgun sequence genome:
- the LOC100304242 gene encoding glycerophosphodiester phosphodiesterase GDPDL7-like isoform X5: MHVLQSRRHSLNRNQGCSSWPNGSKLSSHVSGPPAASWSQCCFESSNSRAKMADSERSSPSSRSSRRILCDRIGFCKTGLTLDNSTTVAEIFPKMDRTYKLQGEDVHGWFSLDFTAEQLVQNVTLIQNIFSRPSTFDASFGMYTLDDVVELHPPQIWLNVEYNSFFMEHKLSSEDYILELPKDFSLTYISSPEIGFLKSLSGKLRNAKTKLIFRFLNEDVEEPSTKKTYGELLKDLKSIKEFAAGVLVPKTYIWPLKKDQYLAPSTSLVKDAHALGLEVYASGFANDIILSYNYSYDPTAEYLQFIDNPDFSVDGVITDFPPTASGAVACLAHSKGNPLPPPGKDTRPLIITHNGASGMFAGSTDLAYQQAIKDAADVIDCTVQMSKDGTAFCMQSADMSSSTTASTAFASKASTVHEIQNKSGIFSFDLSWSEIATLKPDLISPFAQAGMKRNPQAKNAGKLMTVPQFLDLAKASNITGILIEIEHASYLAKRGIGVVEAVSSALTKAGYDKETKQQVFIQSDDSSVLAAFKKFTTFRRVLNIEAKISGASKPSVDDIKKFADTVRINRNSVAQVTGYFMTHFTDTVSSLQDANLTVFLGVLKNEFMNLGFDFFADPTIEIVTYSWAVLADGLVTDYPATAASYFRSPCSDMNLNLSYSILPAQPGALVNLAAPGTLAPAGAPAPLLQPSDVVDPPLPPVKAVITADAPAPEAADNTSSASSSNAGNGLLWAAIVALLSLSFLR; encoded by the exons ATGCATGTGCTACAATCACGGAGGCACAGCCTAAACAGGAATCAAG GGTGCTCCTCCTGGCCAAATGGGAGCAAGCTATCCTCGCATGTTTCTGGTCCTCCTGCTGCTTCATGGAGCCAGTGCTGCTTTGAATCCTCCAACAGCAGGGCCAAAATGGCAGACTCTGAGCG GTCGTCCCCCTCAAGTCGTAGCTCGAGGAGGATTCTCTG CGACCGCATAGGCTTCTGTAAGACAGGGCTGACCCTTGATAACTCGACGACTGTCGCTGAGATCTTCCCCAAGATGGACAGGACGTACAAGCTGCAGGGAGAGGATGTCCATGGCTGGTTCTCCCTAGATTTCACCGCGGAGCAGCTGGTTCAGAACGTCACTT TGATCCAGAACATCTTTTCTCGCCCGAGCACATTCGATGCCTCCTTTGGGATGTACACGCTCGATGATGTCGTTGAACTCCACCCCCCTCAAATATGGCTGAATGTAGAG tacAATTCATTCTTTATGGAGCACAAGTTAAGCAGCGAGGACTACATACTAGAGCTACCAAAAGATTTTAGCCTCACGTACATCTCCTCGCCGGAGATTGGGTTCCTGAAAAGCTTGAGTGGGAAGCTCAGGAACGCCAAGACAAAGCTCATCTTCCGGTTCCTCAACGAAGACGTCGAGGAGCCTTCGACCAAGAAAACGTACGGGGAGCTCCTGAAAGATCTGAAGTCCATCAAGGAGTTTGCAGCTGGCGTCCTTGTGCCCAAGACGTACATCTGGCCACTGAAAAAGGACCAGTACTTGGCGCCATCCACCAGCTTGGTCAAGGATGCTCATGCCCTCGGCCTGGAAGTGTACGCCTCCGGGTTTGCCAACGATATCATCTTGAGCTACAACTACAGCTACGATCCCACTGCCGAGTACTTGCAGTTCATCGACAATCCAGACTTCTCTGTCGACGGTGTGATCACGGACTTCCCGCCCACCGCATCAGGAGCTGTTG CTTGCTTGGCTCATTCCAAGGGCAATCCTCTACCACCTCCTGGAA AGGACACCAGGCCGTTGATCATCACCCACAACGGCGCGAGCGGCATGTTCGCCGGCAGCACCGACCTTGCCTACCAGCAGGCGATCAAAGATGCCGCCGACGTCATAGACTGCACGGTTCAGATGTCAAAAGACGGGACGGCCTTCTGCATGCAGTCCGCTGACATGTCCAGCTCCACGACCGCGTCCACCGCTTTCGCGTCCAAGGCCTCCACTGTCCATGAGATCCAGAACAAGTCCGGCATCTTCTCGTTCGACCTGTCATGGAGTGAGATCGCGACCTTGAAGC CCGACCTCATCTCCCCGTTTGCTCAGGCAGGCATGAAAAGAAATCCTCAAGCGAAGAATGCCGGCAAGCTGATGACTGTGCCCCAATTCTTGGACTTGGCCAAGGCCAGCAACATCACCGGTATACTGATCGAAATAGAG CATGCTTCGTACCTGGCCAAGAGAGGGATCGGCGTGGTGGAGGCGGTGTCCAGCGCGCTGACCAAGGCGGGCTACGACAAGGAGACCAAGCAGCAGGTGTTCATCCAGTCCGACGACTCGTCGGTGCTCGCGGCGTTCAAGAAGTTCACGACGTTCAGGAGGGTGCTCAACATCGAGGCCAAGATCAGCGGCGCCTCCAAGCCGTCGGTGGATGACATCAAGAAGTTCGCGGACACGGTGAGGATCAACCGGAACTCGGTGGCGCAGGTCACCGGGTACTTCATGACGCACTTCACCGACACGGTCAGTAGCCTGCAGGACGCCAACCTCACCGTCTTCCTCGGCGTGCTCAAGAACGAGTTCATGAACCTCGGCTTCGACTTCTTCGCTGACCCGACGATCGAGATCGTTACCTACTCGTGGGCGGTGCTGGCCGACGGGCTCGTCACGGACTACCCTGCCACCGCGGCTTCGTACTTCA GAAGTCCATGCAGTGACATGAACCTGAACCTGAGCTACTCGATCCTGCCTGCACAACCTGGCGCTCTGGTGAACCTGGCAGCCCCCGGGACGCTGGCTCCGGCGGGAGCACCGGCACCATTGCTCCAACCCTCCGACGTTGTGGACCCGCCGCTGCCTCCAGTTAAAGCTGTGATCACCGCCGACGCGCCAGCGCCAGAGGCGGCTGACAATACCTCCTCGGCGTCCAGCTCCAACGCGGGGAATGGCCTCTTGTGGGCTGCCATCGTTGCCCTCTTGTCCCTGAGCTTTCTGCGCTGA
- the LOC100304242 gene encoding glycerophosphodiester phosphodiesterase GDPDL7-like isoform X2 codes for MAGGPRTGAGTRGLMWTRDTGDTEREHLLPASRRRSEPLHVADAAAVQGSSGGCHQGVPGCSSWPNGSKLSSHVSGPPAASWSQCCFESSNSRAKMADSERSSPSSRSSRRILCDRIGFCKTGLTLDNSTTVAEIFPKMDRTYKLQGEDVHGWFSLDFTAEQLVQNVTLIQNIFSRPSTFDASFGMYTLDDVVELHPPQIWLNVEYNSFFMEHKLSSEDYILELPKDFSLTYISSPEIGFLKSLSGKLRNAKTKLIFRFLNEDVEEPSTKKTYGELLKDLKSIKEFAAGVLVPKTYIWPLKKDQYLAPSTSLVKDAHALGLEVYASGFANDIILSYNYSYDPTAEYLQFIDNPDFSVDGVITDFPPTASGAVACLAHSKGNPLPPPGKDTRPLIITHNGASGMFAGSTDLAYQQAIKDAADVIDCTVQMSKDGTAFCMQSADMSSSTTASTAFASKASTVHEIQNKSGIFSFDLSWSEIATLKPDLISPFAQAGMKRNPQAKNAGKLMTVPQFLDLAKASNITGILIEIEHASYLAKRGIGVVEAVSSALTKAGYDKETKQQVFIQSDDSSVLAAFKKFTTFRRVLNIEAKISGASKPSVDDIKKFADTVRINRNSVAQVTGYFMTHFTDTVSSLQDANLTVFLGVLKNEFMNLGFDFFADPTIEIVTYSWAVLADGLVTDYPATAASYFRSPCSDMNLNLSYSILPAQPGALVNLAAPGTLAPAGAPAPLLQPSDVVDPPLPPVKAVITADAPAPEAADNTSSASSSNAGNGLLWAAIVALLSLSFLR; via the exons GGTGCTCCTCCTGGCCAAATGGGAGCAAGCTATCCTCGCATGTTTCTGGTCCTCCTGCTGCTTCATGGAGCCAGTGCTGCTTTGAATCCTCCAACAGCAGGGCCAAAATGGCAGACTCTGAGCG GTCGTCCCCCTCAAGTCGTAGCTCGAGGAGGATTCTCTG CGACCGCATAGGCTTCTGTAAGACAGGGCTGACCCTTGATAACTCGACGACTGTCGCTGAGATCTTCCCCAAGATGGACAGGACGTACAAGCTGCAGGGAGAGGATGTCCATGGCTGGTTCTCCCTAGATTTCACCGCGGAGCAGCTGGTTCAGAACGTCACTT TGATCCAGAACATCTTTTCTCGCCCGAGCACATTCGATGCCTCCTTTGGGATGTACACGCTCGATGATGTCGTTGAACTCCACCCCCCTCAAATATGGCTGAATGTAGAG tacAATTCATTCTTTATGGAGCACAAGTTAAGCAGCGAGGACTACATACTAGAGCTACCAAAAGATTTTAGCCTCACGTACATCTCCTCGCCGGAGATTGGGTTCCTGAAAAGCTTGAGTGGGAAGCTCAGGAACGCCAAGACAAAGCTCATCTTCCGGTTCCTCAACGAAGACGTCGAGGAGCCTTCGACCAAGAAAACGTACGGGGAGCTCCTGAAAGATCTGAAGTCCATCAAGGAGTTTGCAGCTGGCGTCCTTGTGCCCAAGACGTACATCTGGCCACTGAAAAAGGACCAGTACTTGGCGCCATCCACCAGCTTGGTCAAGGATGCTCATGCCCTCGGCCTGGAAGTGTACGCCTCCGGGTTTGCCAACGATATCATCTTGAGCTACAACTACAGCTACGATCCCACTGCCGAGTACTTGCAGTTCATCGACAATCCAGACTTCTCTGTCGACGGTGTGATCACGGACTTCCCGCCCACCGCATCAGGAGCTGTTG CTTGCTTGGCTCATTCCAAGGGCAATCCTCTACCACCTCCTGGAA AGGACACCAGGCCGTTGATCATCACCCACAACGGCGCGAGCGGCATGTTCGCCGGCAGCACCGACCTTGCCTACCAGCAGGCGATCAAAGATGCCGCCGACGTCATAGACTGCACGGTTCAGATGTCAAAAGACGGGACGGCCTTCTGCATGCAGTCCGCTGACATGTCCAGCTCCACGACCGCGTCCACCGCTTTCGCGTCCAAGGCCTCCACTGTCCATGAGATCCAGAACAAGTCCGGCATCTTCTCGTTCGACCTGTCATGGAGTGAGATCGCGACCTTGAAGC CCGACCTCATCTCCCCGTTTGCTCAGGCAGGCATGAAAAGAAATCCTCAAGCGAAGAATGCCGGCAAGCTGATGACTGTGCCCCAATTCTTGGACTTGGCCAAGGCCAGCAACATCACCGGTATACTGATCGAAATAGAG CATGCTTCGTACCTGGCCAAGAGAGGGATCGGCGTGGTGGAGGCGGTGTCCAGCGCGCTGACCAAGGCGGGCTACGACAAGGAGACCAAGCAGCAGGTGTTCATCCAGTCCGACGACTCGTCGGTGCTCGCGGCGTTCAAGAAGTTCACGACGTTCAGGAGGGTGCTCAACATCGAGGCCAAGATCAGCGGCGCCTCCAAGCCGTCGGTGGATGACATCAAGAAGTTCGCGGACACGGTGAGGATCAACCGGAACTCGGTGGCGCAGGTCACCGGGTACTTCATGACGCACTTCACCGACACGGTCAGTAGCCTGCAGGACGCCAACCTCACCGTCTTCCTCGGCGTGCTCAAGAACGAGTTCATGAACCTCGGCTTCGACTTCTTCGCTGACCCGACGATCGAGATCGTTACCTACTCGTGGGCGGTGCTGGCCGACGGGCTCGTCACGGACTACCCTGCCACCGCGGCTTCGTACTTCA GAAGTCCATGCAGTGACATGAACCTGAACCTGAGCTACTCGATCCTGCCTGCACAACCTGGCGCTCTGGTGAACCTGGCAGCCCCCGGGACGCTGGCTCCGGCGGGAGCACCGGCACCATTGCTCCAACCCTCCGACGTTGTGGACCCGCCGCTGCCTCCAGTTAAAGCTGTGATCACCGCCGACGCGCCAGCGCCAGAGGCGGCTGACAATACCTCCTCGGCGTCCAGCTCCAACGCGGGGAATGGCCTCTTGTGGGCTGCCATCGTTGCCCTCTTGTCCCTGAGCTTTCTGCGCTGA
- the LOC100304242 gene encoding glycerophosphodiester phosphodiesterase GDPDL7-like isoform X3, translating into MAGGPRTGAGTRGLMWTRDTGDTEREHLLPASRRRSEPLHVADAAAVQGSSGGCHQGVPGCSSWPNGSKLSSHVSGPPAASWSQCCFESSNSRAKMADSERSSPSSRSSRRILCDRIGFCKTGLTLDNSTTVAEIFPKMDRTYKLQGEDVHGWFSLDFTAEQLVQNVTLIQNIFSRPSTFDASFGMYTLDDVVELHPPQIWLNVEYNSFFMEHKLSSEDYILELPKDFSLTYISSPEIGFLKSLSGKLRNAKTKLIFRFLNEDVEEPSTKKTYGELLKDLKSIKEFAAGVLVPKTYIWPLKKDQYLAPSTSLVKDAHALGLEVYASGFANDIILSYNYSYDPTAEYLQFIDNPDFSVDGVITDFPPTASGAVACLAHSKGNPLPPPGKDTRPLIITHNGASGMFAGSTDLAYQQAIKDAADVIDCTVQMSKDGTAFCMQSADMSSSTTASTAFASKASTVHEIQNKSGIFSFDLSWSEIATLKRMKRNPQAKNAGKLMTVPQFLDLAKASNITGILIEIEHASYLAKRGIGVVEAVSSALTKAGYDKETKQQVFIQSDDSSVLAAFKKFTTFRRVLNIEAKISGASKPSVDDIKKFADTVRINRNSVAQVTGYFMTHFTDTVSSLQDANLTVFLGVLKNEFMNLGFDFFADPTIEIVTYSWAVLADGLVTDYPATAASYFRSPCSDMNLNLSYSILPAQPGALVNLAAPGTLAPAGAPAPLLQPSDVVDPPLPPVKAVITADAPAPEAADNTSSASSSNAGNGLLWAAIVALLSLSFLR; encoded by the exons GGTGCTCCTCCTGGCCAAATGGGAGCAAGCTATCCTCGCATGTTTCTGGTCCTCCTGCTGCTTCATGGAGCCAGTGCTGCTTTGAATCCTCCAACAGCAGGGCCAAAATGGCAGACTCTGAGCG GTCGTCCCCCTCAAGTCGTAGCTCGAGGAGGATTCTCTG CGACCGCATAGGCTTCTGTAAGACAGGGCTGACCCTTGATAACTCGACGACTGTCGCTGAGATCTTCCCCAAGATGGACAGGACGTACAAGCTGCAGGGAGAGGATGTCCATGGCTGGTTCTCCCTAGATTTCACCGCGGAGCAGCTGGTTCAGAACGTCACTT TGATCCAGAACATCTTTTCTCGCCCGAGCACATTCGATGCCTCCTTTGGGATGTACACGCTCGATGATGTCGTTGAACTCCACCCCCCTCAAATATGGCTGAATGTAGAG tacAATTCATTCTTTATGGAGCACAAGTTAAGCAGCGAGGACTACATACTAGAGCTACCAAAAGATTTTAGCCTCACGTACATCTCCTCGCCGGAGATTGGGTTCCTGAAAAGCTTGAGTGGGAAGCTCAGGAACGCCAAGACAAAGCTCATCTTCCGGTTCCTCAACGAAGACGTCGAGGAGCCTTCGACCAAGAAAACGTACGGGGAGCTCCTGAAAGATCTGAAGTCCATCAAGGAGTTTGCAGCTGGCGTCCTTGTGCCCAAGACGTACATCTGGCCACTGAAAAAGGACCAGTACTTGGCGCCATCCACCAGCTTGGTCAAGGATGCTCATGCCCTCGGCCTGGAAGTGTACGCCTCCGGGTTTGCCAACGATATCATCTTGAGCTACAACTACAGCTACGATCCCACTGCCGAGTACTTGCAGTTCATCGACAATCCAGACTTCTCTGTCGACGGTGTGATCACGGACTTCCCGCCCACCGCATCAGGAGCTGTTG CTTGCTTGGCTCATTCCAAGGGCAATCCTCTACCACCTCCTGGAA AGGACACCAGGCCGTTGATCATCACCCACAACGGCGCGAGCGGCATGTTCGCCGGCAGCACCGACCTTGCCTACCAGCAGGCGATCAAAGATGCCGCCGACGTCATAGACTGCACGGTTCAGATGTCAAAAGACGGGACGGCCTTCTGCATGCAGTCCGCTGACATGTCCAGCTCCACGACCGCGTCCACCGCTTTCGCGTCCAAGGCCTCCACTGTCCATGAGATCCAGAACAAGTCCGGCATCTTCTCGTTCGACCTGTCATGGAGTGAGATCGCGACCTTGAAGC GCATGAAAAGAAATCCTCAAGCGAAGAATGCCGGCAAGCTGATGACTGTGCCCCAATTCTTGGACTTGGCCAAGGCCAGCAACATCACCGGTATACTGATCGAAATAGAG CATGCTTCGTACCTGGCCAAGAGAGGGATCGGCGTGGTGGAGGCGGTGTCCAGCGCGCTGACCAAGGCGGGCTACGACAAGGAGACCAAGCAGCAGGTGTTCATCCAGTCCGACGACTCGTCGGTGCTCGCGGCGTTCAAGAAGTTCACGACGTTCAGGAGGGTGCTCAACATCGAGGCCAAGATCAGCGGCGCCTCCAAGCCGTCGGTGGATGACATCAAGAAGTTCGCGGACACGGTGAGGATCAACCGGAACTCGGTGGCGCAGGTCACCGGGTACTTCATGACGCACTTCACCGACACGGTCAGTAGCCTGCAGGACGCCAACCTCACCGTCTTCCTCGGCGTGCTCAAGAACGAGTTCATGAACCTCGGCTTCGACTTCTTCGCTGACCCGACGATCGAGATCGTTACCTACTCGTGGGCGGTGCTGGCCGACGGGCTCGTCACGGACTACCCTGCCACCGCGGCTTCGTACTTCA GAAGTCCATGCAGTGACATGAACCTGAACCTGAGCTACTCGATCCTGCCTGCACAACCTGGCGCTCTGGTGAACCTGGCAGCCCCCGGGACGCTGGCTCCGGCGGGAGCACCGGCACCATTGCTCCAACCCTCCGACGTTGTGGACCCGCCGCTGCCTCCAGTTAAAGCTGTGATCACCGCCGACGCGCCAGCGCCAGAGGCGGCTGACAATACCTCCTCGGCGTCCAGCTCCAACGCGGGGAATGGCCTCTTGTGGGCTGCCATCGTTGCCCTCTTGTCCCTGAGCTTTCTGCGCTGA
- the LOC100304242 gene encoding glycerophosphodiester phosphodiesterase GDPDL7-like isoform X4 — translation MGASYPRMFLVLLLLHGASAALNPPTAGPKWQTLSGRPPQVVARGGFSGLFPDSSQMAYQLALSTSLPDVVLLCDLQFSSDRIGFCKTGLTLDNSTTVAEIFPKMDRTYKLQGEDVHGWFSLDFTAEQLVQNVTLIQNIFSRPSTFDASFGMYTLDDVVELHPPQIWLNVEYNSFFMEHKLSSEDYILELPKDFSLTYISSPEIGFLKSLSGKLRNAKTKLIFRFLNEDVEEPSTKKTYGELLKDLKSIKEFAAGVLVPKTYIWPLKKDQYLAPSTSLVKDAHALGLEVYASGFANDIILSYNYSYDPTAEYLQFIDNPDFSVDGVITDFPPTASGAVACLAHSKGNPLPPPGKDTRPLIITHNGASGMFAGSTDLAYQQAIKDAADVIDCTVQMSKDGTAFCMQSADMSSSTTASTAFASKASTVHEIQNKSGIFSFDLSWSEIATLKPDLISPFAQAGMKRNPQAKNAGKLMTVPQFLDLAKASNITGILIEIEHASYLAKRGIGVVEAVSSALTKAGYDKETKQQVFIQSDDSSVLAAFKKFTTFRRVLNIEAKISGASKPSVDDIKKFADTVRINRNSVAQVTGYFMTHFTDTVSSLQDANLTVFLGVLKNEFMNLGFDFFADPTIEIVTYSWAVLADGLVTDYPATAASYFRSPCSDMNLNLSYSILPAQPGALVNLAAPGTLAPAGAPAPLLQPSDVVDPPLPPVKAVITADAPAPEAADNTSSASSSNAGNGLLWAAIVALLSLSFLR, via the exons ATGGGAGCAAGCTATCCTCGCATGTTTCTGGTCCTCCTGCTGCTTCATGGAGCCAGTGCTGCTTTGAATCCTCCAACAGCAGGGCCAAAATGGCAGACTCTGAGCG GTCGTCCCCCTCAAGTCGTAGCTCGAGGAGGATTCTCTGGTTTGTTTCCTGACTCGAGCCAGATGGCCTACCAGCTTGCCTTGTCTACCAGCTTGCCTGACGTCGTTCTGTTATGTGATCTACAATTCTCAAGCGACCGCATAGGCTTCTGTAAGACAGGGCTGACCCTTGATAACTCGACGACTGTCGCTGAGATCTTCCCCAAGATGGACAGGACGTACAAGCTGCAGGGAGAGGATGTCCATGGCTGGTTCTCCCTAGATTTCACCGCGGAGCAGCTGGTTCAGAACGTCACTT TGATCCAGAACATCTTTTCTCGCCCGAGCACATTCGATGCCTCCTTTGGGATGTACACGCTCGATGATGTCGTTGAACTCCACCCCCCTCAAATATGGCTGAATGTAGAG tacAATTCATTCTTTATGGAGCACAAGTTAAGCAGCGAGGACTACATACTAGAGCTACCAAAAGATTTTAGCCTCACGTACATCTCCTCGCCGGAGATTGGGTTCCTGAAAAGCTTGAGTGGGAAGCTCAGGAACGCCAAGACAAAGCTCATCTTCCGGTTCCTCAACGAAGACGTCGAGGAGCCTTCGACCAAGAAAACGTACGGGGAGCTCCTGAAAGATCTGAAGTCCATCAAGGAGTTTGCAGCTGGCGTCCTTGTGCCCAAGACGTACATCTGGCCACTGAAAAAGGACCAGTACTTGGCGCCATCCACCAGCTTGGTCAAGGATGCTCATGCCCTCGGCCTGGAAGTGTACGCCTCCGGGTTTGCCAACGATATCATCTTGAGCTACAACTACAGCTACGATCCCACTGCCGAGTACTTGCAGTTCATCGACAATCCAGACTTCTCTGTCGACGGTGTGATCACGGACTTCCCGCCCACCGCATCAGGAGCTGTTG CTTGCTTGGCTCATTCCAAGGGCAATCCTCTACCACCTCCTGGAA AGGACACCAGGCCGTTGATCATCACCCACAACGGCGCGAGCGGCATGTTCGCCGGCAGCACCGACCTTGCCTACCAGCAGGCGATCAAAGATGCCGCCGACGTCATAGACTGCACGGTTCAGATGTCAAAAGACGGGACGGCCTTCTGCATGCAGTCCGCTGACATGTCCAGCTCCACGACCGCGTCCACCGCTTTCGCGTCCAAGGCCTCCACTGTCCATGAGATCCAGAACAAGTCCGGCATCTTCTCGTTCGACCTGTCATGGAGTGAGATCGCGACCTTGAAGC CCGACCTCATCTCCCCGTTTGCTCAGGCAGGCATGAAAAGAAATCCTCAAGCGAAGAATGCCGGCAAGCTGATGACTGTGCCCCAATTCTTGGACTTGGCCAAGGCCAGCAACATCACCGGTATACTGATCGAAATAGAG CATGCTTCGTACCTGGCCAAGAGAGGGATCGGCGTGGTGGAGGCGGTGTCCAGCGCGCTGACCAAGGCGGGCTACGACAAGGAGACCAAGCAGCAGGTGTTCATCCAGTCCGACGACTCGTCGGTGCTCGCGGCGTTCAAGAAGTTCACGACGTTCAGGAGGGTGCTCAACATCGAGGCCAAGATCAGCGGCGCCTCCAAGCCGTCGGTGGATGACATCAAGAAGTTCGCGGACACGGTGAGGATCAACCGGAACTCGGTGGCGCAGGTCACCGGGTACTTCATGACGCACTTCACCGACACGGTCAGTAGCCTGCAGGACGCCAACCTCACCGTCTTCCTCGGCGTGCTCAAGAACGAGTTCATGAACCTCGGCTTCGACTTCTTCGCTGACCCGACGATCGAGATCGTTACCTACTCGTGGGCGGTGCTGGCCGACGGGCTCGTCACGGACTACCCTGCCACCGCGGCTTCGTACTTCA GAAGTCCATGCAGTGACATGAACCTGAACCTGAGCTACTCGATCCTGCCTGCACAACCTGGCGCTCTGGTGAACCTGGCAGCCCCCGGGACGCTGGCTCCGGCGGGAGCACCGGCACCATTGCTCCAACCCTCCGACGTTGTGGACCCGCCGCTGCCTCCAGTTAAAGCTGTGATCACCGCCGACGCGCCAGCGCCAGAGGCGGCTGACAATACCTCCTCGGCGTCCAGCTCCAACGCGGGGAATGGCCTCTTGTGGGCTGCCATCGTTGCCCTCTTGTCCCTGAGCTTTCTGCGCTGA